One part of the Vicia villosa cultivar HV-30 ecotype Madison, WI linkage group LG6, Vvil1.0, whole genome shotgun sequence genome encodes these proteins:
- the LOC131614961 gene encoding LOW QUALITY PROTEIN: histone-lysine N-methyltransferase EZA1 (The sequence of the model RefSeq protein was modified relative to this genomic sequence to represent the inferred CDS: inserted 1 base in 1 codon; substituted 1 base at 1 genomic stop codon) yields the protein MPEKRKQDNYAKPKSLDSTGISIGGTNCRADSEYKEKIARNEKNIQSHLSNAMLETSRNKSLQFEKNNVQKLSSIMDHPIYKFNGSTTQALEEDDNVYILDALFMESVKIPFVKKLPPYTVWIPLSRNKKMTEDDSSARRKDVFYDHRQGVTIICSDSDEEFEQDEKAKCAFSEGEDKFLRMVFEEHGLVEEVLSIVSKAIEHPSSEILERYKILEENDQSSIYHEESESHIETFLNKSLSETLDAFDPLLCRKCMIFNCSLHRNSQKIIYPLRPKGEQKPCSDHCYMANSMEGQVEEDLSVSNWKLLEKELHSKGVEMFGRNRHKKQVKPKRLKKSSKSAGVPSTFKNMTNGKEANIQYTPCECEGLCGKKCSCVNNGFCCEKYCGCSKLCMKRFGGCHCLTGQCKTRKCPCFAADRECDPDICRNCWVSCGDNLLGESFNRGESQCENMIFLLKKKQKVLLRRYNVVGWRVFLKNPVNKDEFIGEYTGEILTHEEGDIRGKLYDSADFSFQLESXCKCFNLQYCLDAYRKGNKLKFANHSTNPNCYAKLMSVAGDHXMGIFAKKRIEAGEELFVDYNYDEKLQSQRWFREFVDEGKSKKRDPTFSDKKTKFRR from the exons ATGCCGGAAAAGAGAAAACAGGATAATTATGCGAAGCCGAAAAGCTTGGATTCGACCGGAATTTCAATCGGAGGAACGAATTGTagagcggactccgaatacaag GAAAAGATTGCTAGGAATGAGAAGAATATCCAATCCCATCTTTCGAATGCCATGTTAGAAACATCAAGAAATAAATCATTACAATTTGAGAAAAATAAtgttcaaaaactttcttcaataaTGGATCATCCTATTTACAAGTTCAATGGCTCAACCACTCAAGCTttggaagaagatgacaatgtcTACATTCTAGATGCATTATTTATGGAAAGTGTCAAGATCCCATTCGTGAAAAAATTGCCACCATATACAGTTTGGATCCCTTTATCCAG aaataaaaaaaTGACGGAAGATGACTCAAGTGCTAGAAGAAAAGATGTATTTTATGATCATCGTCAAGGTGTAACAATAATATGTAGTGATAGTGATGAAGAGTTTGAACAGGACGAGAAAGCTAAATGCGCCTTTTCAGAAGGTGAAGACAAATTTTTGag GATGGTATTTGAAGAACATGGTTTAGTTGAAGAGGTGTTGAGTATTGTTAGCAAAGCAATCGAGCACCCGAGTTCTGAAATTCTG GAGAGGTATAAAATTTTAGAGGAAAATGACCAAAGTTCTATATATCATGAAGAAAGTGAATCTCACATTGAGACATTTTTGAACAAAAGTTTGAGCGAAACTTTAGATGCTTTTGACCCTCTTTTATGTCGTAAATGCATG ATCTTTAATTGTTCTTTGCATAGAAATTCTCAAAAGATAATATATCCGTTAA GACCAAAAGGTGAACAAAAACCATGTAGTGACCACTGTTACATGGCTAATTCAATGGAaggacaagttgaagaagattTGAGTGTTTCAAATTGGAAACTTTTGGAGAAAGAATTACACTCGAAGGGAGTAGAAATGTTTGGGAGAAATAG GCATAAAAAACAGGTCAAACCTAAGAGGCTTAAAAAATCTTCAAAGTCAGCAGGAGTTCCATCTACGTTTAAAAATATGACTAATGGGAAAGAAGCTAATATTCAATATACACCTTGTGAATGTGAAGGTTTGTGTGGAAAGAAATGTTCTTGTGTTAATAATGGATTTTGTTGTGAAAAATATTGCGG GTGTTCTAAGCTATGTATGAAACGATTTGGAGGGTGTCATTGTCTTACGGGTCAATGTAAAACTCGAAAATGTCCATGTTTTGCAGCAGATCGAGAATGTGACCCAGATATATGTCGGAATTGTTGGGTTAG ttGTGGAGACAATTTATTAGGAGAGTCATTTAATCGTGGAGAGAGTCAATGTGAAAATATGATATTTCTtttgaagaaaaaacaaaag gtTCTTTTGAGAAGGTATAATGTTGTTGGATGGAGAGTTTTCTTAAAG AACCCTGTGAACAAAGATGAGTTTATAGGAGAGTACACTGGTGAAATACTCACTCATGAAGAAGGTGATATACGTGGAAAGTTATATGACAGTGCAGacttttcttttcaacttgaaTCATGATGTAAGTGTTTC AATCTTCAGTATTGCCTTGATGCTTATCGCAAAGGAAACAAGTTAAAATTCGCAAACCACTCAACAAATCCCAATTGCTATGCAAAG CTTATGTCTGTTGCTGGAGATC CAATGGGAATATTTGCAAAGAAACGCATTGAAGCCGGTGAGGAGCTTTTCGTTGATTACAACTATGATGAAAAACTTCAAAGCCAACGTTGGTTTCGTGAATTTGTAGATGAAGGTAAATCCAAGAAACGTGATCCAACATTTTCTGATAAAAAAACTAAGTTTCGTCGTTGA